In Haloarcula halophila, a single window of DNA contains:
- a CDS encoding glycosyltransferase family 4 protein — protein sequence MARVAVLHNTLDFNGGADAVCLHVCEALQAVHDVTLFTISTTPLAALNRLFGTSADVTVETLPGTGPLAGLLSRIDDWRGPQLAFRSVVLDRWFRRQADAFDLAVSTANEFALPLPSVQYVHFPQFNGHVPGPDGVHDDGVADRVWTRLAGLADRQLPDDAALLANSSYTADHLAARYGRAATVLHPPVDPIPGQPWAERERGVVTVGRIAPDNRTLDAIELVDRVRDRGHDLHLHLVGSAPDAYRSYVDRVEAAVDRRAYVTLEVAVPRERLETLLGRHRYGVNPKRGEHFGMALAEYVAAGMVPFAHDSGGQRDVVEGADDRLYGTVEEAADLLAAAVETDARPRLPPDRFAVDRFHDRVRAVVARQLDEAAATG from the coding sequence ATGGCACGGGTGGCGGTCCTGCACAACACGCTAGATTTCAACGGCGGCGCCGACGCGGTCTGTCTCCACGTCTGTGAAGCGTTGCAGGCCGTCCACGACGTGACGCTGTTTACGATCTCGACGACCCCGCTCGCGGCGTTGAACCGGCTGTTCGGGACCAGCGCGGACGTGACCGTCGAGACGCTGCCCGGAACCGGCCCGCTCGCGGGGCTCCTCTCACGGATCGACGACTGGCGCGGGCCACAGTTGGCGTTCCGGAGCGTCGTCCTGGACCGGTGGTTCCGCCGGCAGGCCGACGCGTTCGACCTGGCGGTCAGTACGGCAAACGAGTTCGCCTTGCCACTCCCGTCGGTGCAGTACGTCCACTTCCCGCAGTTCAACGGCCACGTTCCAGGCCCCGACGGCGTCCACGACGACGGGGTAGCCGACAGAGTCTGGACGCGGCTGGCGGGGCTGGCCGACCGACAGCTCCCCGACGACGCGGCGCTGCTGGCGAACTCCTCGTACACCGCCGATCACCTCGCCGCGCGCTACGGCCGGGCGGCGACGGTCTTGCATCCGCCGGTCGATCCGATCCCCGGCCAGCCCTGGGCCGAGCGCGAGCGGGGCGTGGTGACGGTCGGCCGGATCGCCCCGGACAACCGAACGCTGGACGCGATAGAACTGGTCGATCGAGTCCGTGACCGGGGCCACGACCTCCACCTCCACCTGGTCGGGTCGGCCCCCGACGCCTACCGGTCCTACGTCGACCGCGTCGAGGCCGCCGTCGACCGCCGGGCCTACGTCACACTGGAGGTGGCCGTTCCGCGGGAGCGCCTGGAGACGCTGCTGGGCCGGCACCGCTACGGGGTGAACCCCAAACGCGGCGAACACTTCGGGATGGCGCTGGCGGAGTACGTCGCGGCCGGTATGGTCCCGTTTGCCCACGATTCCGGCGGCCAGCGCGACGTGGTCGAGGGCGCAGACGACCGCCTGTACGGGACCGTCGAGGAGGCGGCCGACCTGCTCGCCGCCGCGGTAGAGACCGACGCCCGACCGCGACTCCCGCCGGATCGGTTCGCCGTGGATCGGTTCCACGACCGCGTCCGGGCGGTCGTCGCGAGACAGCTCGACGAGGCCGCCGCGACCGGGTGA
- a CDS encoding HEAT repeat domain-containing protein, giving the protein MTDSDQPPAPGRLSERLGEAPPEETIASLDRLTEADPDTRKRSLRAVRNIAEDRPSLFDGLAEAFARFLTDSDRAVRLTTAKLFVALARSDPAVVVPAVGTLASRVADDGEFYYVRARCVEALGYVALDHPDVVGDPEILADFRVGLSFDEPEVKEKLAKALAYVTLGDPGRLRHHVESLADHLADDSELVRYQLGTAVVTIGCEHPEAVAAATDALRDRLDDDNSYVRGRAAEALALLAASDHGSESLADLAGIEPAPDDPPAFSTERVAFLRKSLEDGQDASPPDGVGTVDSVRTATDNIAETIDSPDSETECPHCGLELPDCGPPMCPQCGAPR; this is encoded by the coding sequence ATGACTGACTCCGACCAGCCGCCGGCTCCGGGCCGCCTGTCCGAGCGACTCGGCGAAGCGCCGCCCGAGGAGACCATCGCGTCGCTGGACCGGCTGACCGAAGCCGACCCCGATACCCGGAAGCGATCCCTTCGAGCCGTCCGGAACATCGCCGAGGACCGACCCTCCCTGTTCGACGGGCTGGCCGAAGCGTTCGCCCGGTTCCTGACCGACAGCGACCGAGCGGTCAGGCTGACGACCGCGAAACTGTTCGTCGCGCTCGCGCGGTCCGACCCCGCCGTCGTCGTCCCGGCCGTCGGGACGCTCGCGTCGCGGGTAGCCGACGACGGGGAGTTCTACTACGTCAGGGCACGGTGCGTGGAGGCGCTGGGCTACGTCGCGCTCGATCACCCGGACGTTGTCGGAGACCCCGAGATACTGGCGGACTTTCGCGTCGGGCTCTCCTTCGACGAGCCGGAGGTCAAAGAGAAGCTGGCCAAGGCGCTCGCGTACGTCACACTTGGCGATCCGGGTCGGCTCCGACACCACGTCGAGTCGCTGGCCGATCACTTAGCTGACGACAGCGAACTCGTCCGCTATCAGCTCGGGACAGCCGTCGTCACCATCGGGTGTGAACATCCGGAAGCGGTGGCAGCCGCGACGGACGCGCTCCGGGATCGGCTGGACGACGACAACTCGTACGTTCGCGGGCGCGCGGCCGAAGCACTTGCTTTGCTCGCCGCCTCGGACCACGGATCGGAGTCGCTCGCGGATCTCGCCGGGATCGAACCGGCCCCCGACGACCCACCGGCGTTCTCGACCGAGCGGGTCGCGTTCTTGCGAAAGAGTCTAGAGGACGGTCAGGACGCCTCTCCACCGGACGGCGTCGGGACCGTGGATAGCGTTCGAACGGCGACAGACAACATCGCCGAGACGATCGATTCGCCCGACAGCGAGACGGAATGTCCACACTGCGGACTCGAACTCCCCGACTGCGGGCCACCGATGTGTCCACAGTGTGGAGCCCCGCGATAG
- a CDS encoding ABC transporter substrate-binding protein has product MEQNSGGTPQPTRREFVRDGCAVLGSGVLAGCSSSGRSSQESAVTDRTPTPTATVSEDGQHTVTMEPVGSVAFESVPETWVPYTGDYADMGVALGQADGLSAIGVRRRFGAYRYEEIPGVSVDKSGLTELWQDGTDKELFYELDADVHVVDPNFMVNRLQWDRGDVEEIDQNVAPWFGNTTFTRVYDWHDYRYYSLYEAFEKVADLFGERARYEAFKQYHDEVVSDVGERLPSERPDVAVLVPAGDPPEAFWPYRIGAGTQSKHWRDLEATDALADAGVTDAQAGGGKIDFETLLEIDPDVIAIRLSGEITQEWVDENVTAHMRDHPIASELTAVDTGRVVYGGMTYQGPIINLFQLETAARGLYPELFGGERLFDRQRIGDIVTGAI; this is encoded by the coding sequence ATGGAACAGAATTCCGGCGGGACACCCCAACCGACACGGAGGGAGTTCGTGAGAGACGGTTGTGCAGTCCTCGGGAGTGGGGTACTTGCGGGCTGTTCGAGTAGCGGGAGGTCGAGTCAGGAGTCGGCCGTGACAGATAGGACGCCGACCCCAACGGCGACCGTGTCCGAAGATGGCCAGCACACGGTGACGATGGAGCCGGTCGGATCTGTGGCGTTCGAGTCAGTCCCCGAAACGTGGGTCCCGTACACCGGCGACTACGCCGATATGGGGGTCGCACTCGGACAGGCCGACGGCCTCTCGGCGATCGGCGTCCGTCGCCGGTTCGGCGCATACCGCTACGAGGAGATACCAGGCGTCTCGGTCGACAAGAGCGGACTGACGGAACTGTGGCAGGACGGGACCGACAAGGAACTCTTCTACGAACTCGACGCGGACGTCCACGTCGTCGATCCCAACTTCATGGTCAACCGCCTCCAGTGGGATCGGGGAGACGTCGAGGAGATCGACCAGAACGTCGCGCCGTGGTTCGGTAACACGACCTTCACCCGGGTGTACGACTGGCACGACTACCGGTACTACTCGCTGTACGAGGCCTTCGAGAAGGTCGCAGACCTCTTCGGGGAACGGGCGCGGTACGAGGCGTTCAAACAGTACCACGACGAGGTAGTCTCCGACGTGGGAGAGCGTCTCCCGTCCGAGCGGCCCGACGTCGCGGTGTTGGTCCCCGCGGGCGACCCGCCGGAAGCCTTCTGGCCGTACCGGATCGGCGCCGGGACACAGTCCAAACACTGGCGGGATCTGGAGGCCACAGACGCGCTTGCCGACGCCGGCGTCACCGACGCCCAGGCCGGCGGCGGCAAGATCGACTTCGAGACGCTACTGGAGATCGATCCCGACGTCATCGCGATCAGGCTCTCGGGCGAGATCACACAGGAGTGGGTCGACGAGAACGTCACCGCCCACATGCGGGACCACCCGATCGCGTCCGAACTGACCGCCGTCGACACCGGCCGGGTCGTCTACGGCGGGATGACCTACCAGGGACCGATCATCAACCTCTTCCAGCTCGAAACGGCCGCGAGGGGACTCTACCCGGAACTGTTCGGTGGCGAGCGGTTGTTCGACCGTCAACGGATTGGAGATATCGTCACGGGGGCGATCTGA
- a CDS encoding FAD-dependent oxidoreductase, with protein MVSTEDTASTDEPGRDRDVVVVGGGPAGCSAAVFTARDGLDTVVFDRGPAALPRCAYLENYPGFPGGIGVDTFRSLLSDHVTAAGGTVVEDTVDRVRRAPDGGFVVETQDDRTVHTSAVVAAAWYDGSYLRPLADGEMFTEREHHGETEQRFDPDYPDRDGRTPIEGLYVAAPAGDRNDQAVISAGQGAHVARTLLADRRREQGYPDSVAERYDWMRPEAEFTGEWSDRDRWREWFHDEIPDGPELPEERLTDLREQYIDEAFETRLSDEEIERRRNRGIDRLVDHLDTERVLRAIGDERLRAYLDETGVTG; from the coding sequence ATCGTGAGCACCGAGGACACAGCTTCGACGGACGAACCGGGCCGGGACCGCGACGTGGTCGTCGTCGGTGGTGGCCCGGCGGGCTGTTCGGCGGCCGTCTTCACCGCGAGAGACGGACTGGACACGGTGGTCTTCGACAGGGGACCGGCCGCGCTCCCGCGGTGTGCGTACCTGGAGAACTACCCCGGCTTCCCCGGCGGCATCGGCGTCGATACGTTCCGTTCGCTGCTGTCCGACCACGTCACTGCGGCAGGTGGGACTGTCGTCGAAGACACGGTCGATCGTGTCAGACGAGCGCCCGACGGCGGGTTCGTCGTCGAGACACAAGACGATCGGACGGTACACACCTCCGCCGTCGTCGCTGCGGCCTGGTACGACGGGTCGTACCTGCGTCCCCTGGCCGACGGCGAGATGTTCACCGAACGGGAACACCACGGCGAGACCGAACAGCGGTTCGATCCCGACTACCCCGATCGGGACGGTCGCACGCCGATCGAGGGGTTGTACGTCGCCGCTCCCGCCGGCGACCGCAACGACCAGGCAGTGATCAGCGCGGGCCAGGGCGCCCACGTCGCGCGGACGCTGCTGGCCGACCGCCGACGGGAGCAGGGGTACCCGGACAGCGTCGCCGAACGGTACGACTGGATGCGTCCCGAGGCGGAGTTCACTGGCGAGTGGAGCGACCGGGACCGCTGGCGCGAGTGGTTCCACGACGAGATCCCCGACGGCCCCGAACTCCCCGAGGAGCGTCTGACCGATCTCCGGGAACAGTATATCGACGAAGCGTTCGAGACACGGCTCTCCGACGAGGAGATCGAGCGACGACGGAATCGCGGGATCGACCGCCTCGTCGACCACCTCGATACCGAGCGAGTGCTCCGCGCGATCGGGGACGAGCGACTGCGGGCGTATCTCGACGAGACGGGGGTGACCGGATAG
- a CDS encoding FecCD family ABC transporter permease: MATGAPTEQADGWRERLFWWLDGSLFSLCLGSLAVVVVGGLIQVSFGAFSMTIVEAWQAVFNPNVILNANAWEAFILGGEVPEMNRRSLIVWNIRLPRVFVGMLVGMNLAVSGAIFQAVTRNELASPFILGVSSGAGLMILLTLVVFSGLSAFLPLIASVGGAVAFLIVYAIAWKNGTSPVRLVLAGVIVGTVFGSLQTAFFFFADDIGVVQSAIAWTTGSLTGTDWEQVRMALPWTAVAMVLALLSSRQLNVLLLGESTAESLGMDVEKVRFALSGVAVLAAAASIAVAGIVGFVGLIVPHMVRNIVGSDYRKLVVGCVFAGPALMVGADVGARLALSPVQIPVGIVTGLVGGPYFLYLMRKQQQMGEI, from the coding sequence ATGGCGACCGGAGCACCGACCGAGCAGGCGGATGGCTGGCGCGAACGGCTGTTCTGGTGGCTCGACGGGAGCTTGTTCAGTCTCTGTCTCGGCAGTCTCGCGGTGGTCGTCGTCGGCGGGCTGATCCAGGTGAGCTTTGGCGCGTTCTCGATGACGATCGTCGAGGCCTGGCAGGCCGTCTTCAACCCGAACGTGATCTTGAACGCCAACGCCTGGGAGGCGTTCATCCTCGGCGGGGAGGTACCGGAGATGAACAGACGGAGCCTCATCGTCTGGAACATCCGGTTGCCCCGCGTGTTCGTCGGCATGCTCGTCGGGATGAACCTCGCGGTCTCGGGAGCGATCTTCCAGGCAGTGACCCGGAACGAACTCGCCAGCCCGTTCATCCTCGGGGTCTCCTCCGGTGCGGGACTGATGATCCTCCTGACGCTCGTGGTCTTCTCGGGCCTGAGCGCGTTCCTGCCGTTGATCGCCTCCGTCGGCGGCGCGGTCGCGTTCCTGATCGTCTACGCGATCGCCTGGAAGAACGGCACGAGTCCGGTACGGTTGGTCCTCGCTGGCGTCATCGTCGGCACCGTCTTCGGCAGCCTCCAGACGGCCTTCTTCTTTTTCGCCGACGACATCGGCGTCGTCCAGTCGGCGATCGCCTGGACGACAGGCTCGCTGACGGGTACGGACTGGGAACAGGTCCGGATGGCCCTCCCCTGGACTGCCGTCGCGATGGTGCTGGCGCTGCTCAGCTCCAGACAGCTGAACGTCCTGTTGCTCGGGGAGAGCACGGCGGAGTCGCTGGGGATGGACGTCGAGAAGGTCCGGTTTGCCCTCTCCGGGGTCGCCGTCCTGGCGGCCGCGGCCAGCATCGCCGTCGCCGGCATCGTCGGCTTCGTCGGTCTGATCGTCCCGCACATGGTCCGCAACATCGTCGGCAGCGACTACCGAAAACTCGTCGTCGGCTGTGTGTTCGCCGGCCCCGCGCTGATGGTCGGAGCCGACGTCGGTGCCCGGCTAGCGTTGAGCCCCGTCCAGATCCCCGTCGGGATCGTGACGGGACTGGTCGGCGGGCCGTACTTCCTCTACCTGATGCGCAAGCAACAACAGATGGGTGAGATCTGA
- a CDS encoding ABC transporter ATP-binding protein produces MTLEHPRPNETESGGSKTARNNESTADSGIVEGEELVLSYPTGDEPVIDGEYISATAGKVTALVGPNGSGKSTLLKGLADQLSPDSGTVRVDGRAVQSFDKKEFARTLGLLSQESTSPDGITVEDLVYHGRYPHRGFFEGTTEDDEQAVDRAIELAGCGHLRDREVGQLSGGQKQLAWIAMVLAQDTDVLLLDEPTTFLDLHHQLEVMEIIETLREESDITIVVVLHDIEQAARLADEMVAIGDGEIQARGRPDEVVTEELLADVFEIDAEVEQTPRGPRIEPLRARHEGDQADSHAD; encoded by the coding sequence ATGACACTGGAACATCCACGACCGAACGAAACGGAATCGGGTGGTTCGAAGACAGCACGAAACAACGAGAGCACCGCCGACAGCGGGATCGTCGAGGGAGAGGAGCTCGTCCTCTCGTACCCGACCGGCGACGAGCCGGTGATCGACGGCGAATACATTTCGGCCACGGCCGGCAAGGTGACGGCGCTGGTGGGGCCGAACGGGTCGGGAAAGAGCACGCTCCTGAAGGGGTTGGCCGACCAGCTCTCGCCCGACTCCGGGACCGTCCGTGTCGACGGCCGGGCTGTCCAGTCGTTCGACAAGAAGGAGTTCGCACGGACGCTGGGGCTGCTCTCACAGGAGAGTACCTCACCAGACGGCATCACCGTCGAGGATCTCGTCTATCACGGCCGGTATCCCCACCGGGGGTTCTTCGAGGGTACCACCGAGGACGACGAGCAGGCGGTCGACCGGGCGATCGAACTAGCCGGCTGTGGCCACTTGCGCGACCGCGAGGTCGGGCAGTTGAGCGGCGGCCAGAAACAGCTGGCGTGGATCGCGATGGTGCTGGCCCAGGACACCGACGTGCTCCTGCTCGACGAGCCGACGACGTTTCTCGATCTCCATCACCAGCTGGAGGTCATGGAGATCATCGAGACGCTTCGTGAGGAGAGCGACATCACCATCGTCGTCGTGTTACACGACATCGAGCAGGCAGCACGGCTCGCCGACGAGATGGTCGCCATCGGCGACGGCGAGATCCAGGCCAGGGGAAGACCCGACGAGGTCGTGACCGAGGAACTGCTCGCGGACGTCTTCGAGATCGACGCCGAGGTCGAGCAGACGCCCCGCGGACCACGGATCGAACCACTCCGTGCGCGCCACGAGGGCGACCAGGCAGACAGTCACGCGGACTGA
- a CDS encoding ABC transporter substrate-binding protein encodes MPVEDNRERQATRREYLKYGSATVSIGLFAGCSGGGSESTPTGGTAADGTATDGTATGQQSYSVTMEPVGTVEFESVPETVAPFTADYIDMLVALGQADTVESIWYRGRYKTIHYEQLPGVSIDLDDLTQLWNDGISKEPFYEIDADLHLIDPNALTDWFQAWDQQDLAEIRGNVAPFLGNVIFRRTDAWHDYRYYSLYEAFEKVAEIFQERERFEAIQSLHADLVATVQSRLPAPNDRPNAALVFGGKAPEEFSPYRLSGNGANKEHFHTLGLSDAFAGTDIDGLSTSDTGTIDYEALLEVDPDSLLVRYHETGLTREAFEDAVVSHLEDHEIGSQLTAVRNDRVFRGGPIYSGPLHNLFMIERYAKGYFPEQFPEDELFDRDRLARIITEGIDD; translated from the coding sequence ATGCCGGTAGAAGACAATCGCGAAAGACAAGCGACGCGGCGTGAGTATCTCAAGTACGGCAGCGCGACCGTCAGTATCGGCCTGTTCGCGGGCTGTTCGGGTGGTGGCTCGGAGTCGACCCCAACCGGCGGGACAGCGGCCGACGGAACGGCAACCGACGGAACGGCGACCGGACAGCAGAGCTACTCGGTGACGATGGAGCCGGTCGGGACCGTCGAGTTCGAGTCGGTTCCCGAGACCGTCGCCCCGTTCACGGCTGACTACATCGACATGCTGGTCGCGCTGGGTCAGGCAGACACAGTCGAGTCGATCTGGTATCGGGGTCGGTACAAGACTATCCACTACGAACAACTGCCGGGCGTCTCGATCGACCTCGACGACCTCACGCAGTTGTGGAACGACGGGATCTCGAAGGAGCCGTTCTACGAGATCGACGCGGACCTCCATCTGATCGATCCGAACGCACTGACCGACTGGTTCCAGGCCTGGGACCAGCAGGACCTCGCGGAGATCCGCGGGAACGTCGCGCCGTTCCTGGGGAACGTCATCTTCCGGCGGACGGACGCCTGGCACGACTACCGGTACTACTCGCTGTACGAGGCCTTCGAGAAGGTCGCCGAAATCTTCCAGGAACGGGAACGGTTCGAGGCGATCCAGTCCCTGCACGCGGACCTCGTCGCGACGGTCCAGTCCCGGTTGCCCGCCCCGAACGACCGCCCCAACGCCGCGCTCGTGTTCGGCGGGAAGGCACCCGAGGAGTTCTCCCCGTACCGCCTGTCCGGCAACGGCGCGAACAAGGAGCACTTCCACACGCTGGGACTCTCGGACGCGTTCGCCGGAACGGACATTGACGGGCTGTCGACCAGCGACACGGGAACCATCGACTACGAGGCGCTGTTGGAGGTCGACCCGGACTCGTTGCTGGTCCGGTACCACGAGACGGGGCTGACACGGGAGGCGTTCGAGGACGCGGTCGTCTCGCACTTGGAAGACCACGAGATCGGGAGCCAACTGACGGCCGTCCGGAACGACCGCGTGTTCCGCGGCGGGCCGATCTACAGCGGCCCGCTGCACAACCTGTTCATGATCGAGCGGTACGCGAAGGGATACTTCCCCGAACAGTTCCCCGAGGACGAACTGTTCGATCGCGACCGCCTCGCTCGCATCATCACCGAGGGCATCGACGACTAA
- the katG gene encoding catalase/peroxidase HPI encodes MSKTNRDWWPNQLNVDILDRNAEQVDPKGEEFDYAEEFQKLDLEAVKADIEDVMTTSQDWWPADYDHYGPLFIRMAWHSAGTYRTSDGRGGAAEGMQRLPPLNSWPDNANLDKARRLLWPVKQKYGSKLSWADLIILAGNVAIESMGAKTVGFAGGREDAYKPDEAVDWGPEDEWEANERFDEAGEIQEGLGASVMGLIYVNPEGPDGNPDPELSAKNIRQTFSRMAMNDKETAALIAGGHTFGKVHGADDPEENMGPEPEAAPIEQQGLGWEQDGAKEGAMITSGIEGPWTSSPIDWDMGYIDNLLEYEWAAQKGPGGAWQWTPVDDDIGKAPDAHDPDEEVTPMMLTTDIALKRDPDYREILEEFQDNMMEFGINFARAWYKLTHRDMGPPERFLGPEVPDEEMIWQDPLPDADYATIDAAAVEDLKAEILDAGLSTSQLVKTAWASASTYRDSDKRGGANGARVRLEPQRSWDVNEPEQLETVLETYEEIQAEFNDSRSDGTKVSLADLIVLGGNAAVEQAAAEAGYDIEVPFEPGRVDATAEQTDEESFEALKPKVDGFRNYLGDDVDKRAEDLLVDKAELLNLTAAEMTVLVGGMRALGATHQDTDLGVLTDQPGKLTNDFFTNLLTMDIEWEPVSEARELFEGYDRETGEMEWEATRLDLIFGSNSRLRSVAEVYGADDAEEKFVQDFVDAWHKVMTLDRFDLE; translated from the coding sequence ATGAGTAAGACAAATCGTGACTGGTGGCCAAACCAGTTGAACGTCGATATTCTCGACCGGAACGCGGAGCAGGTCGACCCGAAGGGTGAGGAGTTCGATTACGCGGAGGAGTTCCAGAAACTCGATCTCGAAGCGGTCAAAGCGGATATCGAAGACGTGATGACGACCTCGCAGGACTGGTGGCCGGCCGACTACGATCACTACGGACCGCTGTTCATCCGGATGGCCTGGCACAGCGCCGGGACTTACCGGACCAGCGACGGCCGCGGCGGCGCGGCAGAGGGGATGCAACGGCTCCCGCCGCTCAACAGTTGGCCCGACAACGCGAACCTCGACAAGGCCCGGCGGCTGCTCTGGCCGGTCAAACAGAAGTACGGCAGCAAGCTCTCCTGGGCCGACCTGATCATCCTGGCGGGGAACGTCGCCATCGAATCGATGGGTGCCAAGACGGTCGGCTTCGCGGGCGGCCGCGAGGACGCCTACAAGCCCGACGAGGCCGTCGACTGGGGTCCCGAAGACGAGTGGGAAGCCAACGAGCGCTTCGACGAGGCCGGTGAGATCCAGGAAGGGCTCGGCGCGTCCGTGATGGGGCTGATCTACGTGAACCCGGAGGGTCCCGACGGCAACCCCGACCCCGAGCTGTCCGCGAAGAACATCCGCCAGACGTTCTCCCGCATGGCGATGAACGACAAGGAGACGGCTGCACTCATCGCCGGCGGCCACACCTTCGGGAAGGTCCACGGTGCGGACGACCCCGAAGAGAACATGGGTCCCGAACCCGAGGCCGCCCCCATCGAACAACAGGGTCTCGGCTGGGAACAGGACGGCGCGAAAGAGGGCGCGATGATCACGAGCGGTATCGAAGGCCCCTGGACCAGTTCGCCGATCGACTGGGACATGGGATACATCGACAACCTGCTCGAATACGAGTGGGCGGCCCAGAAGGGTCCCGGCGGTGCCTGGCAGTGGACGCCGGTCGACGACGACATCGGCAAAGCGCCGGACGCCCACGATCCCGACGAGGAGGTTACGCCGATGATGCTCACGACCGACATCGCGCTGAAGCGTGACCCCGATTACCGCGAGATTCTGGAGGAGTTCCAGGACAACATGATGGAGTTCGGGATCAACTTCGCGAGAGCCTGGTACAAGCTGACTCACCGCGATATGGGACCGCCGGAACGGTTCCTCGGTCCGGAAGTCCCCGACGAGGAGATGATCTGGCAGGACCCCCTGCCGGACGCCGACTACGCTACCATCGATGCCGCCGCCGTCGAGGACCTCAAAGCCGAGATCCTGGACGCCGGCCTCTCGACCTCACAGCTCGTCAAAACTGCCTGGGCGTCGGCCTCGACGTACCGCGACAGCGACAAGCGCGGCGGGGCCAACGGTGCCCGCGTCCGGCTCGAACCACAGCGGAGCTGGGACGTGAACGAGCCCGAACAGCTCGAAACGGTGCTGGAGACCTACGAGGAAATCCAGGCGGAGTTCAACGACTCCCGCTCGGACGGGACGAAGGTCTCGCTGGCCGACCTGATCGTGCTGGGCGGGAACGCTGCCGTCGAGCAGGCGGCGGCCGAAGCCGGCTACGACATCGAGGTGCCGTTCGAACCCGGCCGCGTCGACGCCACGGCCGAACAGACCGACGAGGAGTCCTTCGAGGCGCTCAAGCCGAAGGTCGACGGGTTCCGGAACTACCTCGGCGACGACGTCGACAAACGAGCCGAGGATCTACTCGTCGACAAGGCGGAGCTGCTGAATCTCACCGCCGCCGAGATGACGGTGCTTGTCGGCGGCATGCGAGCACTCGGTGCGACCCACCAGGACACGGATCTGGGTGTCCTCACCGACCAGCCCGGGAAGCTGACTAACGACTTCTTCACGAACCTGCTCACGATGGACATCGAGTGGGAGCCAGTCTCGGAGGCCCGTGAGCTGTTCGAGGGGTACGACCGCGAGACGGGCGAGATGGAGTGGGAAGCCACCCGTCTGGACCTGATCTTCGGGTCGAACTCCCGGCTGCGGTCGGTCGCCGAGGTCTACGGCGCCGACGACGCCGAGGAGAAGTTCGTCCAGGACTTCGTTGACGCCTGGCACAAGGTGATGACGCTGGACCGCTTCGACCTCGAATAA
- a CDS encoding AIR synthase family protein, which yields MTDRGKIDSRVFAEVIAPKLGAQREDVALGPRHGVDFGVLSIGDQAVALATDPISILPALGFERSGRIALDIVLTDVAVSGLAPTHFAITLTLPTGMTDTQLAATWDGIHEHARDLGVSIVGGHTARYEGVDYSWVGGGTALGVGSHDDLVRPDGADPGDDIVMTTGPGTEVAGLFATLFPSALGLPAETVATAQERVEDILAVSDALTVVDACDPTALHDATEGGVVGGLTEMATGANVVFDVERSAAPVRPGVEEVCRAVDLDPWYISSAGTLLVTAPPVEARRAVDALETTGTPAAVVGTVHETTGDDSGLVLDGTRVEPPASDPAWNVMAELSER from the coding sequence ATGACCGACCGGGGAAAGATCGATAGCCGGGTGTTCGCGGAGGTGATCGCCCCGAAGTTAGGGGCACAGAGAGAGGACGTGGCGCTGGGACCGCGACACGGCGTCGACTTCGGCGTCCTCTCGATCGGGGACCAGGCCGTCGCGCTCGCGACCGATCCGATCTCGATCCTGCCGGCGCTGGGGTTCGAGCGCTCGGGTCGGATCGCCCTCGATATCGTCCTCACCGACGTAGCCGTCTCGGGGCTTGCGCCGACACACTTCGCGATCACGCTGACGCTCCCGACCGGGATGACCGACACGCAACTCGCAGCCACCTGGGACGGGATTCACGAACACGCGCGCGATCTCGGAGTCAGTATCGTCGGCGGCCACACGGCCAGATACGAGGGCGTCGACTACTCCTGGGTCGGCGGCGGGACGGCGCTGGGCGTCGGCAGCCACGACGACCTCGTCCGGCCTGACGGCGCCGACCCTGGCGACGACATCGTGATGACGACCGGGCCGGGCACGGAAGTCGCTGGCCTGTTTGCGACCCTGTTCCCGTCAGCGCTTGGCCTCCCGGCCGAGACGGTCGCGACGGCGCAGGAGCGCGTCGAGGACATCCTCGCCGTCAGCGATGCGCTCACCGTCGTCGACGCTTGCGACCCGACGGCGCTGCACGACGCCACGGAGGGCGGCGTGGTCGGTGGCCTCACAGAGATGGCGACGGGCGCAAACGTCGTCTTCGACGTCGAGCGATCCGCTGCCCCCGTTCGCCCGGGTGTCGAGGAAGTCTGTCGGGCTGTCGATCTCGACCCCTGGTACATCTCGAGTGCGGGGACACTCCTGGTGACTGCACCGCCGGTGGAGGCCCGGCGAGCAGTCGATGCGCTGGAAACGACCGGGACACCGGCAGCCGTCGTCGGAACGGTCCACGAAACCACCGGGGATGACTCCGGTCTCGTCCTCGACGGTACCCGTGTGGAGCCACCGGCTTCGGACCCGGCCTGGAACGTGATGGCGGAACTCTCGGAGCGGTGA